The stretch of DNA cctcaaaattttcattgtccAATGTAAAATCCTGCATTTCAGCAATGGGATCagcaatgggaaaatgcagaATTGGTATGAATGATGCTGCTATGCTGTAGCCAAATGGTAGGTACTTTGCatattccttaagaaaattgctatagctgtaaaaaaaaaatacaagtaTGTAATTTAGCgactacatacatacctacatgcATAATGTAGTCATAAATTTATCACAGAGATTttgttatataaaataaaaggagaaaaagtaAATAGAAGTGTTTAAGTTAAGAGGAAAAATGCGCGGAAAACAAaaccaaaaatgttgattatttgcatggaaaatattttatatattcgggcattttgaaaatatttgaagcatttgaagaattctttgatatttaattatttcttgaaatatgcaaaagaatattttttcttcactcaaataaaatttctcctgGTTAGCATTCCGCTAAAATGACTTCAAAAACACAAAGCAagagaacttttaaaaaaacatcctttttaattaaaggaaattaattaaataaaccaTCAAATGACTACGACAATTCTGTCTATTAAGAgactattaaaataaatctattatGCAAATGAAAACTGTTGCATATTGCCATATGCACTTAAGCATAATattaggtaggtaggtataatggggaaaattctcacattatttaggattctttataaaatattttcacacaagACGTTGCATATTTAAGTGTGGAAGGAAGAGTAAAAGTTAGTAGAGAGCTAAAGTGACGCAAACATTTATCACTTCGGTGTGCTCTCgcattttttcattgcaaaaattttcttaatgcgACAAACCTGTAATGGCTTGGTAATTCATCTTCATTTTTGTTCCATTTTTCACAGAGTGCTTTCACTAATTCAGTGTGATAAGCCCGGAAAATGTCATCAAAATGGGGTTTTCGCACATCTACTCCCGTTGAATTGGCCATAAATGTTGCTAAATCAACCATCGGTGATGAATATCTCAGTGTTTGGAAGTCAAACATCATTGCCATTGTGGTGGATGTGCTATTTTTCTATCGGGAACAAAAATAATggaaataatgattttcctgtTTATCCCACACACATacaaataatatgaaaataatgttttcTCGCGTCACCATTTTCGACTATAGAGATGTATGGAGGGAGGGTGTTTTTATTACCTTGAAGGCGATATTATTGCTCAAGAAGTCACCATGGCAGAGTACAGCTAGTGGTTCGGAGGGTTCATTTAGAATACGCTGCACCTTCATGGGATTCTCCAAATACTCTTCGAAATCCATTAGAAAGTCTTCAGGAATTTCATTGCGTGTCTCCCTTGAAATATACAATGTTCATACACCCCATAGATTATCACACCAAAGCGATTTCTAAactacccaaaaaaaaaaaaagaaataattggcATTACTTTGCCTCCCTAATGGAATTAGTCCCTCTACTTATTGATTTTGTCGACAGGATGTCCCAAACATCGTTTCCAGTTGTGTCCGCAAAGAAGCTTGTTAGCTTGAGTTGTTTTCGAATATCACTGAATAATTCAGGATTTGTCTCCTTTATGCCATACGAGTATCCGTGGAATCTGCCAAGAAGTTTAACTTCTCGGGCAAAACAATGCAATAAAGATACGGGGAATGTTATAGAAatggaatttctcaattattttgaaaatctcaccagaggctaaaatattttcaagtgaTAAATTCGTCACAGGCTTTGCCACACTCCAACCATCTGCCGTAAAGTCACTGAGAACTATTATCTCCTCTCGATGCGTTAGATTGCTATAGAAATACCTTAAAGACACACAATACACATGATATGGAGTTAAACCTTAAGTTGCTGTGACACCTTTAATCCATTTTAATAGGTACACTAAATGTGTGCTTAAGAAGCATCTTCAGtgcaatatttatttcttactTGGGATAGTAAATTTCAAGATCTTGAAGAAGTGGAAGGATTTTGCTGTACGTTATAAATTCATTCTCAAATAGTTGTGCATAATTTCCACCTTCATAAAATTCCGACGGAATATTTCGTGGAGTGAGCTTAaagaaattgtatataaaattctgaTTATCTCAAGACATTCTTTTGTAAGGAATTTTAATTCCTTCAATTCATTAGATTTTACTACactattaaaagaaatataaaatatttagcttCAAACCTTAATCACAAGCAATACTGTGTCAGTTAGTCCCGATTTGACACCAAATAGTTCAACTTTAACACGATAACACAGTGTTCTCATAAAAGTACCATCTTCACCAAGTTTACTTGCTTCGCATGACTTTATTGCAACATCACTATCACAGGAAAGTTTGCCATCACTCACAAGTTTTGGCACCAATTCACATTTGATGAACTCAACAGGATCCATTTCACAATCTCCTGTATTAATAAACTCCCCTTCTTGAAGGAATATATCACCCCCAAAATCACTCTCAAACCTTCTGCAATGGACTGACTACTATATGTACTCTGGGCActctataaaattaatcattttacgGTTATCTGTGGCACAAGATagtaaatatacatacattctCAAATTACAAATACTCACCATCCATCGGCAAAAAAGCATTCTCATACAAATGTAGTGTATTGAATGAGGCATTGAATTGCGAAAAAATCATGTAccaattgattaaaaaaatattccaatgaaaaacctttttttgcACTATTTAAATCCCTTTACAAAATGGATTCTTGGAAAATCTGTATTAAAAgagttttataattaaatatataaagtaAATGATCAATTCCCACGTAAAATCTTcctggaataaatttttattgcagtCTATTATTTTTTCGAGTTTCGTATCCCCTCAATCACGcacattattttatatgtatgtatgttatgttGATGAAGAGATTTAGAAGCTAATCTATCTAATACTAACACAGTCTATTTCAAGTTTTTATCGTGGAAGTTTCATTAGTGAGTGTAGTAAAACAACTCATACtgactttgcaaatttttgaatatctcACATTTGATCTCATTATGAATGATGAAGTATTTTGTAATCAATGATTGTACAAAtcattcaatggaaaaaaatctatttcgtacatttcaaataaatttgaccATACTAAGAAATTCAAGGTTATTCAGAAAAAGTAGTGGCATGataattaatattcaaaattttaaataagtgATTTAAAATGATTGCTGTAACCTTGAAAAACTGTCTTCAaggttgacttttttttttacatattttaatttctttagtgcgtaaagcaatttaaaatcaatagcATGGTAAGCAT from Lutzomyia longipalpis isolate SR_M1_2022 chromosome 1, ASM2433408v1 encodes:
- the LOC129796818 gene encoding uncharacterized protein LOC129796818 is translated as MDPVEFIKCELVPKLVSDGKLSCDSDVAIKSCEASKLGEDGTFMRTLCYRVKVELFGVKSGLTDTVLLVIKLTPRNIPSEFYEGGNYAQLFENEFITYSKILPLLQDLEIYYPKYFYSNLTHREEIIVLSDFTADGWSVAKPVTNLSLENILASVKLLGRFHGYSYGIKETNPELFSDIRKQLKLTSFFADTTGNDVWDILSTKSISRGTNSIREAKETRNEIPEDFLMDFEEYLENPMKVQRILNEPSEPLAVLCHGDFLSNNIAFKKNSTSTTMAMMFDFQTLRYSSPMVDLATFMANSTGVDVRKPHFDDIFRAYHTELVKALCEKWNKNEDELPSHYSYSNFLKEYAKYLPFGYSIAASFIPILHFPIADPIAEMQDFTLDNENFEELLAKNLNLGGETVNRELRALILDIYSLQKITGVTLK